A genome region from Ahaetulla prasina isolate Xishuangbanna chromosome 8, ASM2864084v1, whole genome shotgun sequence includes the following:
- the LOC131203375 gene encoding neurophysin 1-like produces MSYTMLTFCLFSLLAFSSACYIQNCPIGGKRSILDMEVRKCISCGPRNRGHCFGPNICCGEEIGCFFGTAETLRCQEENFLPTPCESGRKPCGNNGGTCAASSICCNHEGCMVDSICDQE; encoded by the exons ATGTCTTACACCATGTTGACCTTCTGCTTATTTTCACTGCTGGCTTTTTCTTCCGCTTGCTACATCCAGAACTGTCCCATTGGAGGGAAGCGGTCCATTCTGGACATGGAAGTCAGAAAG TGCATTTCCTGCGGACCTAGGAACAGAGGCCACTGCTTCGGGCCCAACATCTGTTGCGGGGAAGAGATCGGTTGCTTCTTCGGCACAGCAGAAACCTTGCGATGCCAAGAAGAAAATTTCCTCCCAACCCCTTGCGAATCTGGAAGGAAGCCGTGCGGGAACAACGGAGGGACATGTGCTGCCTCCAGCATTTGCTGCAATCACG